A genomic stretch from Lathamus discolor isolate bLatDis1 unplaced genomic scaffold, bLatDis1.hap1 Scaffold_125, whole genome shotgun sequence includes:
- the LOC136006264 gene encoding acrosin-like: protein MADSYGMSRIVGGMDAHQGAWPWIVSIQFPTATGFSHICGGSLITPQWVLTAAHCFVGQNFTKDWFVMVGITDLAWANAETQKRWIRQVVVHEYYTGISGGFDIALVELDQPVQCGYHVQLACIPDATLRLSQLSECFISGWGAREARTGASSPSALQEAKVRLIDVKLCNSSQWYRGAIKRHNLCAGYPQGGIDTCQGDSGGPLMCRDKRANFFWVVGLTSWGRGCARANHPGVYTSTQHFHEWILYQLGMFRSAGASATPPTWSHQHVSHTPIQETMPAPTASSISGFCSFPVRVLVEFTTRTPGPAAFPKVELDVCNKGAPMYRMEPKAALEETKQGSQGHTLPPCCSADLRPASERLVSAMGCTVCLTVPPLQGGRAVIWEYKTAQQEGAILTYAFDGASTTAPPTRAT, encoded by the exons atggctgattcttatgGGATGTCGCGCAttgtcggaggcatggatgcgcaccagggcgcctggccatgGATtgtcagcatccagttccccacagccaccggattctcgcacatctgcggggggtccctcatcacccctcaatgggtcctcacggccgctcactgcttcgtcgggcaaaa cttcaccaagGATTGGTTCGTGATGGTCGGAATCACGGAcctggcttgggccaatgccgagacccagaagcgttggatacggcaggtcgtggtccatgaatattacaCGGGCATCTCCGGCGGCTTTGACATTGCCTTGGTGGAGCTGGACCAGCCAGTGCAGTGCGGGTACCACGTGCAGCTGGCCTGCATACCCGATGCGACGCTCAGGTTATCCCAGCTCTCCGAGTGCTTCATCAGCGGATGGGGCGCAAGGGAGGCCAGAA CGGGGGCATCGTCCccatcagccctgcaggaggccaagGTCCGCCTCATCGATGTcaagctctgcaacagcagcCAATGGTACCGAGGGGCCATCAAGAGACACAACCTCTGTGCTGGGTACCCGCAGGGTGGCATCGACACCTGCCAG GGTGACAGCGGTGGTCCCCTCATGTGCCGGGACAAGCGTGCCAACTTCTTCTGGGTTGTGGGGCTGACGAGCTGGGGCCGTGGCTGTGCCAGGGCCAACCATCCGGGGGTCTACACCTCAACGCAGCACTTCCATGAGTGGATCCTCTACCAGCTGGGGATGTTCCGCTCCGCGGGAGCCTCTGCCACGCCCCCGACATGGAGCCACCAGCACGTCTCCCATACTCCCATCCAGGAGACAATGCCGGCGCCCACGGCCTCCAGCATCAGTGgcttctgctccttcccagtTCGGGTGCTGGTGGAATTCACCACTCGG ACACCAGGTCCTGCTGCATTCCCCAAGGTGGAACTGGACGTCTGCAATAAAGGAGCTCCCATGTACAGGATGGAACCAAAAGCAGCCTTGGAGGAGACAAAACAGGGAAGCCAGG gccacacgctccctccctgctgctccgctGACCTCAGGCCGGCGTCAGAGCGACTCGTCTCGGCCATGGGCTGCACCGTGTGCCTGACGGTTCCAccgctgcagggaggcagagctgtcatctgggaatacaaaactgcccagcaggagggagccatCCTCACTTATGCTTTTGATGGAGCCAGCACCACCGCTCCCCCTACGAGAGCCACTTGA
- the LOC136006261 gene encoding olfactory receptor 14A16-like, translating into MSNGSSITHFLLLPFADRRELQLWHFWLFLGISLAALLGNGLITSTACDQCLHTPMYFFLLNLSLLDLGCFSTTVPKSMANSLWNTRAISYTGCAAQVFFFLLFISAEYFLLTAMSYDHYVAICKPLHYGTLLGSRACVHMAAAAWGTGFLCALLHTANTFSLPLCRGNAVEQFFCEIPQILKLSCSHSYLREVGLLVLSVCLVLGCFVFIVVSYVQIFRAVLRIPSEQGCHKAFSTCLPHLAVVSLLVSTGTFAYLRSPSISSPSLDLVVSVLYSLVPPVLNPLIYSLRNQALKDAVRKLVTGCVSAATHCLLSSAKGSQCSS; encoded by the coding sequence ATGTCCAAcggcagctccatcacccatttcctcctcctgccattcGCAGATAGgcgggagctgcagctctggcactTCTGGCTCTTCCTGGGCATCTCCCTGGCTGCGCTCCTGGGCAACGGCCTCatcaccagcacagcctgcGACCAGTGCCTCCACAcccccatgtacttcttcctcctcaaccTCTCCCTGCTGGACCTGGGCTGCTTCTCCACCACTGTCCCCAAATCCATGGCCAATTCCCTCTGGAACACCAGGGCCATCTCCTACACAGGTTGTGCTGCacaggtctttttctttctcttattcaTTTCAGCAGAGTATTTTCTCCTCACTGCCATGTCCTATGACCACTACGTGGCCATCTGCAAGCCCCTGCACTATGGGAccctgctgggcagcagagcttgtgtgcacatggcagcagctgcctggggcacTGGGTTTCTCTGTGCTCTTTTGCACACAGCCAATACATTTTCACTACCCCTCTGCCGAGGCAATGCTGTGGAGCAGTTCTTCTGTGAAATTCCCCAGATCCTCAAGCTCTCCTGCTCACATTCCTACCTCAGGGAAGTTGGGCTCCTTGTGCTAAGTGTCTGTTTGGTACTTGGCTGTTTTGTGTTCATTGTGGTGTCCTATGTGCAGATcttcagggctgtgctgaggaTCCCCTCTGAGCAGGGATGCCACAAAGCCTTTTCCACGTGCCTCCCTCACCTCGCTGTGGTCTCCCTGCTTGTCAGCACTGGCACGTTTGCCTACCTGAGGTCCccttccatctcctccccttccctggaTCTGGTGGTGTCAGTGCTGTACTCACTGGTGCCTCCAGTATTGAACCCCCTCatctacagcctgaggaacCAGGCGCtcaaggatgctgtgaggaaGCTGGTGACTGGATGTGTTTCAGCAGCCACACACTGCCTGCTGTCCTCTGCAAAGGGCTCCCAGTGTAGTTCATGA